TATTTCATCATCTAAATCTTCAATAGGAGTTTCCAGACTAAAATCATAAGCTTCAGCCAAAGCCTTTAATAATTGGGGATAATAACGGCTGGTTGAATTTTTCCAGGGAATTAAGCCCCCTTCATTAATTGATTTTTCTCTATCAAGTAATAAATCTGGATCAAATTCTTTTTTAATACCAAGTCCATCACAATTATCACAGGCACCATAAGGGCTGTTAAAAGAAAACATACGCGGTGTGAGCTCTTCCAGACTTGTTCCACAATCAGAACAGGCAAATTTTTCACTAAAAGTTAAAAGCTCACCATCAACTACATCAATATAAACCAGACCATCACTGTGTTCTAAAGCAGTTTCCAGTGAATCAGCAAGTCTCTGTCTGATTCCATCTTTGATAACTATTCTATCAATAATTATTTCTATATCATGCTTATAGTTTTTATCTAAATCTATTTCCTCTTCTAGAAGACGAGTTTCACCATCAACTCTTACTCTTACAAACCCATCTCTTCTTGCCCGGGCCAGTATTTTCTGGTGTTCTCCTTTTCTCCCTCGAACAACAGGAGCCAGAATCTGTATTTTAGTTCTATTTTCTAATTCTAAAACCTGATCAACTATTTCATCTACTGTCTGTGATGATATTTCCTGACCACAGTCAGGGCAATGAGGAGTACCTACTCTTGCATATAATAAACGAAGATAATCATAAATTTCAGTAACAGTTCCAACTGTAGAACGAGGATTATTACTTGTTGATTTTTGATCAATAGAAATTGCTGGAGATAATCCCTCAATATAATCCAATTTTGGTTTTTCCATCTGTCCCAAAAATTGGCGGGCATAAGCAGATAATGATTCTACATACCTTCTCTGGCCTTCTGCATAAATTGTATCAAAAGCAAGTGAAGATTTACCTGAACCACTAAGACCAGTAATAACTATTAATTCATCACGTGGAATATCTATATCCAAATCTTTTAAATTGTGTTCTTGAGCACCTCTAATCTTTATTGTCTCTTTAGCCATTTTTTCACCTCTATTAATTCAATTTTTCTTCTAATTCTTCTATTTCATCTCTAATTTGAGCAGCAACTTCAAATTCAAGGTTATCAGCTGCTTCTTCCATTTCATCTTCTAATTGTATTATTTTATCATTAATTTCTCTATTTGTTAATTCTTCTTTTTCATCTTCAGAAGTTCTATAATCACTACCACTATCTTCACTTACTACCATTTCTACTGGTTTAACAACTTCTCGAACCGGTTTTTTAATTGTTTGTGGTTCTATATCATTTTTTTCATTATATTCCTGTTGTATTTCTCTTCTTCTTTCAGTCTCATCTATTGCACTTCTCATTGAATCAGTAATTTTGTCTCCATACATAATAACTCTACCTTCAGAGTTTCTTGCAGCTCTACCTATAATCTGAATAAGAGGTCTTTCTGAACGTAAAAAACCTTCTTTATCAGCATCAAGAATAGCAATAAGGGAAACTTCAGGTAAATCCAG
The Halanaerobiales bacterium DNA segment above includes these coding regions:
- the uvrA gene encoding excinuclease ABC subunit UvrA, with protein sequence MAKETIKIRGAQEHNLKDLDIDIPRDELIVITGLSGSGKSSLAFDTIYAEGQRRYVESLSAYARQFLGQMEKPKLDYIEGLSPAISIDQKSTSNNPRSTVGTVTEIYDYLRLLYARVGTPHCPDCGQEISSQTVDEIVDQVLELENRTKIQILAPVVRGRKGEHQKILARARRDGFVRVRVDGETRLLEEEIDLDKNYKHDIEIIIDRIVIKDGIRQRLADSLETALEHSDGLVYIDVVDGELLTFSEKFACSDCGTSLEELTPRMFSFNSPYGACDNCDGLGIKKEFDPDLLLDREKSINEGGLIPWKNSTSRYYPQLLKALAEAYDFSLETPIEDLDDEIVDILLYGSDKKLTFPYTNRYGKTREHETKFKGITGYLKERMNRSNSQGAHRRYEKYMSERHCSVCDGQRLKPEVLAVTIGGISISEFTRYSIDDAYQFLVDLELDERDMFIAEEILKELKARLKFLIDVGLDYLTLERSAASLSGGEAQRIRLATQIGSGLVGVLYILDEPSIGLHQRDNKRLINTLE